The DNA window GTGTGCGGGTGATCGAGTCCCGCATCAATCAGCTGGCGTACGCCCCGGAGATCGCGCAGGCGATGCTGCGACGCCAGCAGGCCGGGGCGGTGATCGCGGCGCGGGAACAGATCGTGCACGGTGCGGTCGGCATGGTCGCCGCGGCGCTGGACCGGCTCGAACGCGAGCACACCGTCGAACTCGACGAGGAGCGCAAGGCCGCGATGGTCTCCAACCTCTTGGTCGTGCTCTGCGGTGACCAGGGCGCCCAACCGGTCGTCAACACCGGAACCCTCTACCAGTAGGCTGCCCCGTCATGGTCGAACGCAAGAAGGTGCTGTTGCGCCTCGACCCCGCGGTGCACGACGCGCTCGCGCGATGGGCCGCCGACGAGCTGCGCAGCACCAATGCCCAGATCGAGTTCCTGCTGCGGCGGGCGCTCGACGAGGCGGGGCGGGCGCCGTCGAACGCGGAGAAGATGCGTCGGCCCGGACGGCCGCGCAAGGACGAGGAATGACAGTGGGGCCCGGCGGCCGGTGCCGCCGGGCCCCACTGGACTCCGTTCAGGTGCGGGCGAACCGCGCCGGTTCGGTGCCGGGCACCTCCGCCACCCGTCCGCGCGCGACGAGATGACGTAGGTGCGCGGCGGCCTCCGACAGCGCCATGCCCTTGGCCATCGGGTGGAACTTGTCCCAGGGCCGGTACCACTTCATCCGCTCGGCCACCTGCCACACGGTGATCTCGTCGTCGGCGAACGCCTCGTACAGGTGGTCGAGGCGTTCCTCGTGGTGGTCGATCAGTTCGCCGGCCCGGCCCGCGACGTCGGTGATGGGCAGCCCGTGGGCGCCCAGCCCGCGGGTGACGTCCATCTTCTGCACCCGTCGCAGCGACTCCATGAAGTCGGCGAGCGCGTCCCGCTCCTCGAGCGGGTACACGAAGTTGCCGACGTGCGGCGTGGTCTTCTGCAACACGTGGTCGCCGGTGAACATCACGTCGGCGTCCTCGAGGTAGAAGCACACGTGGCCCGGCGTGTGGCCGGGGGTGTACACCGCGCGCAGGTTTCGGCCGGCGAGCGCGATCAGTTCGTCGTCGAGCAGGATCCGGTCGGGCGTGGACTCCGGACCGACCGGCGGCTCGCGGTCCGCGGCCTGCCGGAACGCCTCACGGTCGGCGTGCGGGGCGCCGGCGCGCTCGAGATTGGACAGCTGGAAGTCCATCCACTCCTGGTCGCGCCTGGAGGACATCTTCGCGAACAGGTCGTGATCGGCCTCGTGCATCGCGATCCAAGCGCCGGAGGCCTCGCGGACGCGGCCGCACAGCCCCGTGTGGTCGGGGTGAAAGTGCGTGAGCACCACGCCTTCCACCTCGGAGACGGAATGT is part of the Rhodococcus sp. SGAir0479 genome and encodes:
- a CDS encoding MBL fold metallo-hydrolase, encoding MSDASAIGDGIFQISVPMSHNPLGSTLVYAMESPGGLVLVDAGWDGDEGWEGLTAGLESVGHSVSEVEGVVLTHFHPDHTGLCGRVREASGAWIAMHEADHDLFAKMSSRRDQEWMDFQLSNLERAGAPHADREAFRQAADREPPVGPESTPDRILLDDELIALAGRNLRAVYTPGHTPGHVCFYLEDADVMFTGDHVLQKTTPHVGNFVYPLEERDALADFMESLRRVQKMDVTRGLGAHGLPITDVAGRAGELIDHHEERLDHLYEAFADDEITVWQVAERMKWYRPWDKFHPMAKGMALSEAAAHLRHLVARGRVAEVPGTEPARFART